One Ignavibacterium sp. DNA segment encodes these proteins:
- a CDS encoding amidohydrolase family protein → MIIVPKNIVTVDSKERILKNHFVEIENGRIISIKKNDEKYFSKNKNRVLRFDDLTLIPGFVQTHIHLCQTLFRCLADDLELLDWLQLRIFPYENAHNKNSLLTSVRLGLNELLLSGTTTLLDMGTLRHQEVIFEELQNAGMRAIAGKCLIDENDLFPDFKSETRSELKDIYQLAKTFHNTSNGKIKYGFAPRFVLSCSEELLKESFEMKKDFAGSLYHTHSSENKDEIAEVKRRHKKENIEYFNSIGVIDDHSVLAHCIHVNDKEIGLLKKNNTRVSHCPSSNLKLGSGIANIPKYLKQGISVSLGADGAPCNNNLSIFNEMRLAAFIQKPIHGSSSMDAKTVFKLATIEGAKALHLQDEIGSIEAGKKADLVLLNLNTNTHSISESDDSVYSDIVYSSSADSVHSVMIEGEWKVLNRKSLLYDKKELKQTSKEELKKLLNRVKN, encoded by the coding sequence ATGATTATTGTTCCCAAAAACATTGTAACAGTAGATTCTAAAGAACGAATATTAAAAAATCATTTTGTAGAAATAGAGAACGGCAGAATTATTTCTATTAAAAAGAATGATGAAAAATATTTTTCTAAAAATAAAAATAGAGTTCTCAGATTTGATGACCTCACTTTAATTCCCGGATTTGTACAAACGCATATTCACCTTTGCCAGACATTATTCCGCTGTTTGGCTGATGATCTTGAACTTCTTGATTGGCTTCAGTTAAGAATATTTCCTTACGAAAATGCACATAATAAAAATTCTCTTTTAACTTCTGTCAGATTAGGATTAAATGAATTACTTTTGAGCGGCACAACAACATTGCTTGATATGGGAACTTTACGGCATCAGGAAGTTATCTTTGAAGAATTGCAAAATGCCGGTATGCGTGCAATTGCCGGCAAATGTTTGATTGATGAGAATGATTTATTCCCGGATTTTAAATCAGAAACAAGATCCGAATTGAAAGATATTTATCAGCTTGCTAAGACTTTTCATAATACTTCGAATGGAAAAATTAAATACGGGTTTGCTCCTAGATTTGTTTTATCCTGTTCTGAAGAACTTCTTAAAGAATCATTTGAAATGAAAAAAGATTTTGCAGGCAGTTTATACCACACTCATTCATCAGAAAATAAAGATGAAATTGCTGAAGTTAAGCGAAGACATAAAAAAGAAAATATCGAATATTTCAATTCAATTGGTGTTATTGATGATCATTCTGTTTTAGCACATTGCATTCATGTTAATGATAAAGAAATTGGTTTACTGAAAAAAAATAATACCCGTGTTTCTCATTGTCCTTCATCAAACTTAAAGCTTGGCTCAGGGATTGCAAATATTCCAAAATATTTGAAGCAGGGAATATCTGTTTCACTTGGTGCTGATGGCGCACCATGTAATAATAATTTAAGTATCTTTAATGAAATGAGATTAGCTGCATTTATTCAAAAACCGATTCATGGTTCATCAAGTATGGATGCAAAAACAGTTTTTAAGCTTGCCACTATTGAAGGTGCAAAAGCACTACATCTTCAAGATGAGATTGGAAGTATTGAAGCTGGAAAAAAAGCAGATCTGGTTTTGTTAAATCTTAATACTAATACTCACTCAATTTCAGAAAGTGATGACTCTGTTTATTCTGATATTGTTTATTCATCTTCAGCGGATTCAGTTCATTCTGTTATGATAGAAGGTGAATGGAAAGTTCTCAATAGAAAATCACTTCTTTATGATAAAAAAGAATTGAAGCAAACATCTAAAGAAGAATTGAAAAAATTATTAAATAGAGTAAAAAATTAA
- the rdgB gene encoding RdgB/HAM1 family non-canonical purine NTP pyrophosphatase, with product MKKILLATTNKGKLNDVKEILKDLDVEILSFLDFENHPEVEENGNTFLENAIIKARAAFDKYRIPSIGDDSGLEAFQLNGEPGIYSARYAGENADDEKNNLLLIKKLSEFPEPHPGRFVCAAVYYDGKEIKSAIGEIQGNIIKIPRGKNGFGYDPLFVPNGYDVTTAEMPHQEKNKISHRFNAFKQLKKLL from the coding sequence TTGAAAAAAATATTATTAGCAACTACAAACAAAGGCAAACTAAACGATGTTAAAGAAATCCTTAAGGATTTGGATGTAGAAATTTTATCATTTCTGGATTTTGAAAATCATCCTGAAGTTGAAGAAAACGGTAATACATTTTTAGAAAATGCAATAATAAAAGCACGTGCTGCGTTTGATAAATACAGGATTCCAAGTATCGGAGATGATTCCGGTTTAGAAGCATTTCAATTAAATGGTGAACCCGGCATCTATTCTGCAAGATACGCAGGTGAAAATGCTGATGATGAAAAAAATAATTTATTGTTAATAAAAAAACTTTCGGAATTTCCGGAGCCACATCCTGGCAGATTTGTTTGTGCTGCAGTTTATTATGATGGCAAAGAGATTAAATCTGCTATTGGAGAAATACAAGGAAACATTATAAAAATTCCGCGTGGTAAAAATGGATTTGGATATGATCCGCTGTTTGTTCCAAATGGTTATGATGTAACTACTGCTGAAATGCCGCACCAGGAAAAAAATAAAATAAGTCATAGGTTCAATGCTTTTAAGCAATTGAAAAAACTATTATGA
- the ubiE gene encoding bifunctional demethylmenaquinone methyltransferase/2-methoxy-6-polyprenyl-1,4-benzoquinol methylase UbiE: MSDKKTQVKKMFDNIAGRYDFLNHLLSFGLDFYWRKKALKLSGFNSDSILLDVACGTGDVAIQANKMGVQKIFGADFSYNMLNLFNKKANWIDGKLVQMVAEKIPFKDESVTNITVAFGVRNFYDIQQGFNSFYRILKPNGKATIIEFRMPTNKIIRSIYKFYFKNILPVLGGIISGDKAAYTYLPDSVEEFDEKVNLEKLLRNSGFGKIKTYNFTFGTVQAVIAQK; encoded by the coding sequence ATGAGCGATAAAAAAACTCAAGTAAAAAAAATGTTTGATAACATTGCCGGCAGATATGATTTTCTAAATCATCTGCTGAGTTTTGGACTGGATTTTTACTGGCGGAAAAAAGCATTAAAACTTAGCGGATTTAATTCTGATTCCATTTTACTTGATGTTGCCTGCGGAACCGGTGATGTTGCAATTCAAGCAAATAAAATGGGAGTGCAAAAAATCTTTGGAGCTGATTTTTCTTATAATATGCTAAACTTGTTCAATAAAAAAGCAAACTGGATTGATGGCAAACTGGTCCAAATGGTTGCTGAAAAAATTCCTTTTAAGGATGAATCTGTTACAAATATAACAGTAGCCTTTGGAGTTAGAAATTTCTATGATATTCAGCAAGGATTTAATTCTTTCTACCGCATTTTGAAGCCTAATGGGAAAGCTACGATAATTGAGTTTAGAATGCCTACCAATAAAATAATAAGATCTATTTATAAATTTTACTTCAAAAATATTTTACCTGTACTCGGCGGGATAATTTCAGGAGATAAGGCTGCATACACTTATCTGCCCGATTCTGTTGAAGAGTTTGATGAAAAAGTCAATCTTGAAAAACTTTTGAGGAACTCAGGATTTGGTAAAATCAAAACATATAATTTTACTTTCGGAACAGTTCAGGCTGTAATAGCACAGAAGTAA
- a CDS encoding phosphatase PAP2 family protein produces the protein MDKVKSLIKTLKAFDIVVISFSVFLITLHIIFYQRIENSLNWIFINLFVIGLAFTISFLEAKTQKKVWRITHYWYIAPLILLTFKQLFFMVKPIRGQDYDDLFIAIDRWLFGTDPTHLIYHISFPLLTEILQIVYGSFYLLPIILGLSLLKKDRFIALDFALFSVIYGFFLSYLGYFALPGIGPRFTLHDFNSINEVLPGLYFTNFLREMTNTGEGIPFGTPNPAEVVQRDVFPSGHTMITLIVMYLSVKLRSRSRYFFIPVGTLLIIATVYLWYHYVIDLIGGLVFAIVSMWSGKIFFNWWHKKIGKDKFEYENH, from the coding sequence ATGGATAAAGTAAAATCCTTAATAAAAACCCTTAAAGCTTTTGATATTGTTGTTATCAGCTTTTCTGTTTTTTTGATAACTCTTCATATAATTTTTTATCAGAGAATTGAAAATTCCCTTAACTGGATTTTTATAAATCTATTCGTTATCGGATTAGCATTTACAATTTCTTTTCTTGAAGCAAAAACACAAAAAAAAGTTTGGCGAATTACTCATTACTGGTACATTGCTCCTTTAATTCTTCTTACTTTCAAACAACTATTCTTTATGGTAAAACCAATCCGAGGGCAGGATTATGATGACTTGTTTATTGCAATAGATAGATGGTTGTTCGGAACCGACCCGACACATTTGATATATCATATTTCTTTTCCTTTACTAACTGAGATATTACAAATCGTTTACGGATCATTTTATCTCCTTCCGATTATTCTTGGACTGTCACTTCTCAAAAAAGATAGATTTATTGCTTTAGATTTTGCATTGTTCTCGGTCATCTATGGTTTTTTTCTTTCTTATTTAGGATACTTTGCTTTACCAGGCATCGGTCCAAGATTTACACTTCACGATTTTAATTCTATCAACGAAGTACTACCAGGTTTGTATTTTACAAATTTCTTGAGAGAAATGACTAACACCGGTGAAGGAATTCCATTTGGAACACCAAACCCTGCCGAGGTTGTTCAGCGTGATGTATTCCCGAGTGGGCATACTATGATAACTCTTATTGTAATGTACTTATCAGTTAAATTGAGAAGCAGAAGCAGATACTTTTTTATTCCTGTCGGGACTTTGCTAATCATTGCTACAGTTTATTTGTGGTATCACTATGTTATTGATTTAATTGGCGGATTGGTTTTTGCAATAGTTTCTATGTGGAGCGGAAAGATCTTTTTCAACTGGTGGCATAAAAAAATCGGAAAAGATAAATTTGAATATGAAAATCATTAA